A region of bacterium DNA encodes the following proteins:
- the rpsL gene encoding 30S ribosomal protein S12: MPTINQLVKYGRKQVRYKSKSPALKNCPQRRGVCLSVKTQTPKKPNSALRKVARVRLTNGEEVTAYIPGEGHNLQEHSVVLVRGGRVKDLPGVRYHIVRGTLDTLGVEGRHRGRSKYGVKTPKKA; the protein is encoded by the coding sequence ATGCCAACGATCAATCAACTTGTGAAATACGGACGTAAACAGGTCCGCTATAAAAGTAAATCTCCCGCGCTGAAGAATTGTCCTCAGCGCCGGGGTGTGTGTCTCTCAGTTAAGACGCAGACGCCCAAAAAGCCGAACTCGGCGCTACGTAAAGTGGCACGTGTTCGCCTGACGAATGGCGAAGAAGTAACGGCTTACATCCCGGGCGAAGGGCACAATTTGCAGGAGCATAGTGTTGTGCTGGTCCGTGGCGGGCGTGTCAAGGACCTGCCCGGTGTCCGGTACCACATTGTTCGTGGGACGTTGGACACATTGGGCGTTGAGGGACGGCACAGGGGCCGTTCTAAATATGGCGTCAAAACACCGAAAAAAGCGTAG